A region from the Vicia villosa cultivar HV-30 ecotype Madison, WI linkage group LG3, Vvil1.0, whole genome shotgun sequence genome encodes:
- the LOC131661131 gene encoding uncharacterized protein LOC131661131 produces the protein MTKFRKLGRPTGHRMSMLRTMVSQLVKHERIETTVAKAKEVRRLADNMVQLGKEGSVCAARRAASFVRGDDVIHKLFTELAYRYKDRAGGYTRLLRTRIRVGDAAPMAYIEFIDRDNELRQSKPPTPQPPQRAPLDPWTRSRLTRQFAPPKVEKSDSDI, from the exons ATGACCAAGTTCAGGAAGCTGGGTCGACCCACCGGTCACCGAATGTCCATGCTCAG AACCATGGTCTCGCAGTTGGTGAAGCATGAGCGTATCGAAACTACTGTTGCCAAG GCTAAGGAGGTTAGAAGGCTGGCAGATAATATGGTACAGCTTGGAAAAGAG GGATCTGTATGTGCTGCAAGGCGTGCTGCTAGTTTTGTGCGAGGAGACGATGTCATTCACAAGCTGTTTACAGAACTGGCTTATCGTTACAA GGATAGAGCTGGTGGATACACCAGGTTGCTTCGGACTCGTATTCGAGTTGGTGATGCTGCACCAATGGCCTATATTGA GTTCATTGATCGAGATAATGAGCTTAGGCAATCAAAGCCACCAACTCCTCAACCACCTCAGAGAGCACCCCTCGATCCGTGGACACGATCTCGTCTCACCAGGCAGTTTGCACCTCCCAAAGTGGAAAAATCTGATTCTGATATCTGA